In Patescibacteria group bacterium, the sequence CGCAGAAAGGCATTTTCAATGAGTGAATCTGAATGTCCTGTCGAAAAAACATCTTCAATTGTCTTTTCATAGTCATAGGAAAAAAGGCGATCCTGTGTTTGAATGGGAATGTCTGTGTCAAGAGGAGCTTGCTCGCGCAAAAGAGATGTTGTTCCATCGAACAGCACCGCCACACCTTGATCTACTCTTGTTTGATAGCTGTGTTCAAGAAGATCACGAAGCTCTTCGCCATTCATGCCGCCTATGTCAAAATCACCGACCTGTATGCCATGGGCAACCTGTGTGTTATTTGAAGCAAGTGTTTTCGCGATACTATAAAAATACGGCACGGAGCCGATAAGAAGGAGGAGAGCAATGCTTCCAATGAGGAGCCTTGTGGAAAAAAATGAGTGTAGTGATTGTTTCATGCCGGTGCCTTCTCGTCCTCGTCATCTTCCCAGTAGGGAGATTCATCGTCTTCAATTTCCGGGAGCTGTTCATCTTGCATACTGTCTTCCATAAGTGGGATTGCATGTTCTTGTTCGCACTTGGGTAAGACAATAGTGACAACACCATTCTTGAAGGTTGCCTGGATTGCGTCGGTTTGAACAGGAAGGGGAATAATAATCGATCGGCTAAAACTTCCCCAGTAGCATTCTCGCAGCAAATATTGGTCGTCATAGAGTTCTTCACAGTCATTTCGTACACCGCGAATGGTGAGCATGTCGTTGTGGAGAGAAATCTCTAGTTGGTCGGGTTCAATGCCTGCAACAAGCGAGCGTACAACAATGGCATCGGTGCGCTCGTACATATCAATAAGGAGCTGCCCTTCTTCAAAGAGATTCCATTCGGATTGTTTGGATGGTTGCGGAGAAGAGGGTTTTTGAGGAGGAGCGCTTTGCGGTTTTTTTTGGAAAAGCGTGAGAAGCGGCATAGTACTTAGTAGTGTAAAACTATTTCTCAATCGCGTCAAAGCAAGCCGTCATCGGAGAGTATGCGGTCAAGATCCTTGGATGCCTGCATATCTTTTTTGTGCGCTTCGGCAAGAGCTTGCGAGGGATTATCCAAAAAAGCTTTTTGAAGCGTATCCGGCGATAAATCACTGATCGCTTGGTCGTCTATGACAATCGTGCAGCTATGCTCGCAGCGGCCGCAGCATTCACGTTCTTGAATCTTTATACTTTTGAATGTATTGCATTGTTCAAGTATTTTTTTGATGCGTGATGCCCCCTTGGGACCGCACGATTTGCCATGGCAAACGGCAATGTTCTTGAAATTCGACATAGTATATATGGAGCCTACCACGCTTGACAACAAAGGAAAAGATACTTAGGGTAGAACTATGTACATTACCACCAATGAGTCAACAGCATAAGGCCGGCAACGACCAGCTTCTGGTCATGCTCAAAGCCACTCTCGATGGAATAGATGAGACAAAACGAAAGCATGAAGGCGAGTTATTAACCGCTCGTAAGGAGCAAGATGCTGCTAAAGCGGAGATTAGACAGCTTGGCGGATCTGCACCTGTGCCAACGAAAACTCTATTCGGATTCAAAAATCCCTTTGGGCAGATTAGTATCGGGAAAATCGCCGACCTTCAGGCAGATGTATCGCAACGCACATCACGAATCGAAATGTTACGCCACCTTATACAGGATTGCGATAATGCCAAAGAAAAGGCGATAGACGACCATCTTCTTGCAACAGACGAACATTACCGGGTCGATAGTATGAGGTGGAGTTCTGTTGTACGCTTTAAGCACAGCCTTGAACTCTATATCAAAGCGGTAGATAAGGCAGTCGGACACGTTGAAGGTGTTCGGCAGGGTGAAAAAGGTCGGGCGGAAAGCGGGTTGCACACTCGCAGCAGCCAAGAGCTACTTGAACATTCTGAATACATCAAAGCTATAGATCTGATCAAAGAAGGTGTTGATGGTTTTGGAAAAGAAGTCGAAGATATGGTCCAGCACTTTGGAGATAAGGTGTCATGCTCTATCACCATCACCTACCATGGAACCATGACATTCGACATCTACAAATATCCCGAGCATCTGAGCCTCTATGTAATCGAATCACTTGAGGGAGCGCTTGACAAATGGAAGGTTTGAAACGCGCAATCAAGGCAGTATTCCTCCATGCTGAAACACTCTACAACATAACCCTTGCGGAGCGAAATAAATATTACAATCGTCTCAAAAAATCACTCCCAACTTAGAGCCGTTAACCAGCGGCTTATTTTTTTGCCACATGGGACACCCATTGTTTCAATACTTGATAGTAATGTTCAAGATCTTCAAGGTCAATCCATTCAGAATCACAGTGATAATCTCCGCCGGTTGGGTTAATAAGGAGAACGGGAATTTCTTTTTGAGCAAAGTAA encodes:
- a CDS encoding Hsp20/alpha crystallin family protein, yielding MPLLTLFQKKPQSAPPQKPSSPQPSKQSEWNLFEEGQLLIDMYERTDAIVVRSLVAGIEPDQLEISLHNDMLTIRGVRNDCEELYDDQYLLRECYWGSFSRSIIIPLPVQTDAIQATFKNGVVTIVLPKCEQEHAIPLMEDSMQDEQLPEIEDDESPYWEDDEDEKAPA
- a CDS encoding (2Fe-2S) ferredoxin domain-containing protein, producing MSNFKNIAVCHGKSCGPKGASRIKKILEQCNTFKSIKIQERECCGRCEHSCTIVIDDQAISDLSPDTLQKAFLDNPSQALAEAHKKDMQASKDLDRILSDDGLL